A single window of Solanum dulcamara chromosome 5, daSolDulc1.2, whole genome shotgun sequence DNA harbors:
- the LOC129888300 gene encoding uncharacterized protein LOC129888300, protein MDNHNTSIVPYHDPFDDDDDDDDDSFVNISLFDENPTIDGGDHPPPLDENPTNLNSDFGVSDYDPILLDISYECSNHLVGNSTNAEGDVLGNNNNNNLHNCQILREITHADGLLISKLGIFGTIGRISHASLEKYTMDFSDQSHVSSQTYDFSNDSISSVKQFLVQYFEACKGDGYMVLEDPLCEFYQALGVGFDGSDCIDIDGLLQLSPTTSHDIQMEQQEMANEKNEGTSSDMRHEKIPLSAQRERTAKLKLKDFAGYLHLPIETAAKKLKICPTVMKKICRRDGLPRWPYRKIKSIKRKISERGKSLSSTDVKERESAKIDIRKLEKELANILKRIQ, encoded by the exons ATGGACAATCATAATACATCCATTGTGCCTTATCATGACccttttgatgatgatgatgatgatgatgatgattctTTTGTTAATATTTCACTCTTTGATGAAAACCCAACCATTGACGGCGGTGACCACCCACCACCTTTAGATGAAAATCCAacaaatttgaattctgattTTGGTGTCTCCGACTATGATCCAATTTTGCTTGACATTTCATACGAATGTAGTAATCATTTGGTTGGGAATAGTACCAATGCAGAGGGTGATGTTCTGgggaataataataataataatttgcaTAATTGCCAAATTCTAAGAGAAATAACTCATGCCGATG GCTTGTTGATATCTAAGCTTGGAATTTTCGGAACAATAGGAAGGATCAGTCATGCAAGTCTTGAGAAATACACAATGGATTTTTCTGATCAAAGCCATGTCTCATCCCAAACATATGA TTTTAGCAATGATAGTATAAGCAGTGTGAAGCAATTTTTAGTTCAATATTTCGAGGCTTGTAAGGGTGATGGTTATATGGTGCTCGAAGATCCACTCTGTGAATTCTATCAAGCTTTAGGTGTTGGATTTGACGGTAGTGACTGTATTGACATTGATGGTCTACTTCAGTTATCTCCAACAACTTCGC ATGATATCCAAATGGAACAGCAAGAAATGGCAAACGAAAAAAACGAGGGCACTAGCAGTGACATGAGACACGAAAAGATCCCCCTTTCAGCACAG AGGGAAAGAACTGCaaagttgaaattgaaagaCTTTGCAGGATATCTCCATCTTCCCATTGAGACAGCAGCtaagaaattgaaaatatgtCCTACTGTGATGAAAAAAATTTGCCGAAGGGATGGCTTACCAAGATGGCCCTATAGAAAG ATTAAAAGCATTAAGAGGAAGATATCGGAGCGAGGAAAGAGTTTAAGCTCTACTGATGTTAAAGAAAGGGAGAGTGCAAAGATCGACATCAGGAAGCTGGAAAAGGAACTTGCTaacattttaaaaagaattcaaTGA
- the LOC129888302 gene encoding uncharacterized protein LOC129888302 encodes MKLLRLLKKYYCSIFKKKKKKQMANVEKVVGVKKVRQKDPDGWDLSMPLPGDIIEGIAELAADDDSFIQAKAWSELTLFLGKIAGHFVWFKVRRGESTLKLRGYVLVERRSNLQKRFVVRAASDERHLAVIAELTFERCTELQEMSRRMVNSGSRGYNQMGLQYDWKMKVGTYLPDSRSTVVCSIVFMPLTREYRVEATLVRTMAWFSAAVSSGIPLVFINIQTEQINNLVFLSTFSGRV; translated from the exons ATGAAGCTATTGCGGCTACTCAAGAAATACTACTGTTCCAtcttcaagaagaagaagaagaagcagatGGCGAATGTTGAGAAAGTTGTTGGTGTGAAGAAAGTGAGGCAAAAAGATCCAGATGGATGGGATCTGAGCATGCCACTCCCAGGGGACATCATAGAAGGTATTGCTGAATTAGCTGCTGATGATGACTCCTTTATTCAGGCCAAAGCATGGTCAGAGTTAACCTTATTTCTTGGTAAAATTGCTGGACATTTTGTTTGGTTCAAGGTTAGAAGGGGAGAGAGTACACTTAAACTCAGAGGATATGTCTTAGTTGAACGACGTTCCAATCTCCAGAAAAGGTTTGTCGTTAGAGCAGCATCTGATGAGAGACATCTTGCTGTTATAGCAGAATTAACTTTCGAACGTTGCACTGAACTCCAGG AAATGAGCAGAAGAATGGTCAATTCGGGATCACGGGGGTATAACCAAATGGGATTACAATATGACTGGAAGATGAAGGTGGGAACTTATCTACCAGATTCTCGTTCTACAGTTGTATGCTCCATAGTTTTTATGCCTCTGACAAGAGAGTATAGAGTAGAAGCCACATTAGTTCGTACCATGGCCTGGTTTTCAGCAGCAGTATCTTCAGGAATCCCTCTTGTATTCATTAACATTCAAACCGAGCAAATCAACAATTTGGTATTCCTCTCTACCTTTTCTGGTCGAGTTTAA